From the genome of Montipora foliosa isolate CH-2021 unplaced genomic scaffold, ASM3666993v2 scaffold_433, whole genome shotgun sequence:
ttatttctctacataattattttttctcgctTTTGGAAAccctgaaattttgaggtgggGTTGTACGGCTggtttagcattttcccctgattttcatttatttgttcggtaaaattacattttacatcaattgcagtgactaacacttcagaagagacatcctgttgctttaatttcacagattccagaaccttgatctttttcttcggaaaactgtagtaagccaccttaatacCAAAAGATAAACGAAACGACAAAAGACAAGGTTACTGGGCGTAAATCGTAAAtctatttttttaacaaaaaaaaacctggtTCAACCCTGGTCTGGGCAACATACAATCCTCGATAAAAGTATTAGCACACTTAAGATAAGAAGTGGTTGTCTTGACCACCCCCTAATGCAATACTAGGATAGATTAAACAAGATTGCCCTTACCGATCTGCAATCCTCGTTCTCCTCCATCTTAAAAAGACCTCGAGACGATGTGTAACACCAATGACAAAGTACGCTgtgtaaaaccactgaaaatttattggaaaccccaccaaaaaaaaaaaaaaaaaaaaaatcctaactcgaaaatccaactcgaaaatacAACTCCAAATCCAACTcaaaatcctaactcggtaaaAAGGCAACCTCGAGccgaaaaattcattgccaaactggcgaattccaaagtaaatttcactcggaaaagcgatatcgcactcatcgcttcgtgattcatgcgatatcggtttttagcgagaaatttaccgtggaattcactagttaggtaACTAATTTTGATATAGAGAAAGCAAAGAacatgatttaattaagcagcaaccggaaacaccaaaacgcggacaattcgaaaccttttattttcactaaccctactgTCAGTAAGAATAATTAGCCAGGAAGCTTGCAAGTGTGTGAGGTTGGACGTGTGAGTGATACGTCCGCCTCGGTCCATAAAGTACTCGTTGAAATTAGCATACTAAAGAGTTTTATTTTCGGTTATGGCTACGAAACAACTTAAACAACtgcgtatctccaagcggccatgtactattctttttattgcataaacACCAacgaaatactaaatcatttcacaaaatccatcgaaaggcgcgatttttatatgtaaccataacaACAGTggtcttttcacgtgtgaagataacatgttattttcacgtgtgaagatcaTGTTTTCGCTCgatagctcacttggtatttcattggtgtttatataataaaagtcTGTAACTTATTTTACTTTctgtttgttttgctcatttcacttttgataacatctttattgaatattgaTGACCTTTATAGACAACAGTTCAATACCTGATGACTTCCTTATTAAGGACAAGATATTATTCTTGATTGTCTAGAACGATTAAATTCGCATTACTAGCGGAAATTATCTTATCTGCAATTCAAATATCCCTGGATATTTTTTTGAGTATATTCCGACACCACTTTCTGCTGGGGGTGTTGCAATATATAAGACAGATCATTTCAACTATAGAGTCCAAGAAAAAACTTCTAATGTATCTTACTAAGCAATGTGGATAgaaattcagttttcaaaaagaaaaaaattgtttttgtgaaattatATTACAGACAACATAGTTTTCCTGAGAAGTTTCAAGAGTATTTTGACTCGGCCGTTATGAAATATAGTGTCTTTGAcaaacctatatatatatatatatatatatatatatcatatatatcaccttgaaagaaaatttcccgggaggcccacgccctgaccacgtaaatcacctcttcaatggctgtgttgccagcatggttgtcctgttggtgtagtggtgatcacacccgactagtaatggggggacgtgggttcaaatcccgctcagggcaaattttctttcaaacatttattcagtttaaaATATGATTACTTGGGGTGTGCATTGACAGGaattctctcctacactttatatatatatatatatatatatatatatagcaggtAGAATGAAAAATGCTGCGTCGCCAACGAAGAATGCCACTTGCGAGCAGGATCCAAAGAAGGATACACGATGCCTTGACTTCACGTGGTGATAAATAGGTTGgatgaaaaatggagtcaaaagcaaactactcacaggtccatgtttaatgtagagaacaaacgtttcgcccttcgggcttcctcagtgttcacaataagctaaaaactaaaaaatacttggcaggaactgagtcggtttcaagatcttatatatgtgaagaagtgacagtgacgaaataaacagattgcttaattacacgaaatttacaaacaagcgctaatgagtaggtgacaaaaaaaggccagcttatagacagacatatatatatatatatatatatatatatatatatatatatatatcatatatatatatatatatatatatgtgaagaagaaaggtgtagccatgcctcgatagataatgtaataaggaaataacttcttgaggcatatgtgtttctaatcggttttatacttcaaacgtttcgccgtttagagcttcgtcagtgaatgaagattatgagtacaagattgctttatgtaaaaaaaattgtactaagttttttttttacatcaagcaatcttgtactcataatattcattcactgacgaagctctaaacggcgaaacgtttgaagtataaaaccgattagaaacacatatgcctcaagaagttatttccttattacatatatatatatatatatatcccgctcagggcaattcttcatgtttttcattcgacacaattaatcagttgatttaccggatgggtttcatttcttcattctacggtctatataaataagcctgcatcattaacttgatccctctgattagctgatgcctaagttggtgtttgcctgtgaatcgttagtcgatccttaggtttaaggctatgaaggggtttgggctttccCATcgcacccgtgaaagaatcccgggatactcacgttaggccaattcactatctcgatagctgcgttgccagcgtggttgtcctgatggtgtagtggtcatcacaccctaccggtgttcagggggacgtgggttcaaatcccgctcagggcaattcttcatgtttttcattcgacacaattaatcagttgatttacaggatgggtttcatttcttcatatAAATTCTTCATATAAAttctgtctgatgagtgcgtgagcacgaaactcggagtaacagagaattttgtctcttcgttatatcttcttatatatatatatatatatatatatatatatatatatatatatatatatatatatatagatagatagatatatataaagttgcatataaactggagaggaagacaaaacttctcgaaggtccaggaaatttaataaaaacgtttcggcccttctgccttcgtcagttaaaattttttttaaaatagataCAAGTTAAAAGtctaaggataaaatggcctaattatcatagcagtggagactatatagtctctgaaagactaacaatggctattgtaatggaatacaataaagtagtaaattgtatggtacaatacaagccAAGACTAAAGCTTgatcactaaaacaaaagtaatgatgtaataataaaacctagagttatgcaagtgattcaatctatttatgtaataccgactacaaattagatgggactataatagaaacaaaaaagcattttatggaacattgaaatGGATCCGTTTTTTTGAACGGAATTCACAGCACTTATTGAGGCCAAAAGGCTGCAGTGTGCGCAATTGTGCCGCCTAATAGCCCTCCCGCTTTAATAAAGTGTTATCTAAATCTCCATCAGTGTTCATTAtcttctcaatgacaatgaaattgaagtCCGAAAGCTTGTgaggaaatttattgaaatgaatggcaagctcgcacgattttttgtttcttttcatgtcgGATTTGTGGTTTCCTGAACCTGACTTTAAATGCATTGGAAGTCGAACCAACATACTGCACTTTGCATTTGTTGCAGGAGGCTAAGTAAATAATTCCAGTCCAATTGCATCCaaggttttgtttgatttgatacGACCGGCCAgttgcaaaacttgaaaaatcACCCGCTTCCAACAAATAattacaacagagatcacatcttttgttgcatttaaaaCATCCGCAATTTTCAGCCTCGTCATGGTTTCgacttcttttgaatttggatGGTGCAAGAATGtccttcaaattctttgttctACGGTATGCTGGAATGACggatttggcaggaaaaatttcCCTTACTACTTGGTTGGATTCGAGcaagtgaaaatgttttttaatgatCAACGAAATATTAGGTAGCCTCGGATTGTAATCGACCACTAAgggaaaggtttttttcttagtttttgtttttggcttgagaACATCTGATCTCTCCAATTGCATGGCCTTCTCAAACTGTTTGTCCACCAGATTTCCAttgtaattttgttgtttgAGGTAGCTTTTGTATTCACTACAGCGCTTCACAAAAGAGGCATTGGTGGAACAGTTACGCCTAATTCTAATGGCTACTCCATAAGGGATAGCTTTCTTACAATGATCTGGGTGTGAGCTATTGTAGGGCAAATACAAATGATTATCAGTGGGCTTGGAATAAATATCTGTTGAAATAAAGCCATCTTGTAAAAGGAGAGTAAGGTCCAAAACATTGAGGCTGCTTTCAGAATAAACCAATTCCAATTTGATGGTATGATATAGTGAATTAATATAGTTGGTAAATTCAAGGAGTTTCTCAACACCCTGTGTCCATAGATCAAAAATATCATCCCTATATCTCAACCAAAGCATTGGCTTAATTGTACCCTCAAATTTCGCTTTGTGATCAATTACGCCCATAGCCAAGTCTGCATAAGAGCACGCATTCTTGGGCTCCATCGCGGTTCCGTGCTGTTGAACATAGTTATTGTTATCAAATTGGCAATTGTTggatttcaaacaaatttccacAGCCTCTAAAATGCATTTTGTGGATGGTATTTTGACAGATCTTGCATCTAATGCATTTTTAACTGCAGTAACCCCCAATTCGCTGTCAATATTGGGAAACATTGCAACAACATCCCATGAAACTAAGAAAGTACCGGTTGGAAAAGGCCCTAATTGATTAACTTCATCAATCTTATTGATAAGATGCGTAGTATCGTTGATAAAAGAAGGCAAACTTTCTGCTAAAGGTTTCAAATAATATTCAGTAAAGGCAGATAACTTTTCAATCGCTGTTCCGCAACAACAAGTAATAAGGCGGAGCGGGTTACCGACTTTGTGGGTTTTGACATTGCCAAAAGCTGTTCCAGGTCTCGGCCGAGTGTTGGTAACCCAATCAGCGATTTCATCTGTTATTTGACCTTCCTTGCGCCACTTGCTACTCCAATCTTTAACTAATTTTAAATGCTTTTGTGTAGGATCTTCTGGCAGCTTAGCATAATGCAACGTGTTATCTAATTGACtggacattttttctgcgtATTCTTTTTGGTCTAATAAAACAAAACGAGAGCCTTTATCTTGAATCCTAATAACCCTGTCatctattttcaaatttttcattgcATGACGTTCCTCTTTACTGAGATTGTCCTTAggtttacgagagttcttagggtttaaaatgtcatttctgACTTCTGATATAATGAGTTCCACTTCAGGAAAAACTGATTTTGGTGGGTCCCACTTACCCTTTGAGGGCACAGGAGGCATGTTCATTTCCACCAGTTCTTCATCTTGTTTCTGTTCTTTATTGTGGAAGAAAGAAGCCAAACGGATGCGCCTCTCAAATTTCTCAATATCTTCATGGGTCTTCTGCCAATTTATATCTTTGGGGACAGGGCAGAAGGATGGTCCCTTGGAGAGCAGGTTCTCTTCGGCGGTAGTCAGAACTTGAGATGACAGGTTAATTGGTTTTAAATCGAATTCGGTGGAATCAGCTGCCGTAACAGGGGCGTTGGCTGTCTCGTTTTGCTCCAATTGACCAAAATTTTCGTTGCGTCTGTGCTTTTGAAATCTTCGGTTGTCTCTTCTTTTGGCGGATCTTTCTGCCATTTGGATCGTAGTTGGACCGAAGCCTGTAGTTTTTGCCAACTTTTTTCTCTCCCTCATCTTCAATCGATGGTTTAAATTATTCATTTCACGTCTAACACGATTCCAAATCTTTTGGGCGGTTTCAAGATCAAAGTTGTCAAACAGTTTTAGTCTCTCCTGCTGTAGATCGTTTTTCTGTAGATCGTTTTGTAAATCGTGGTCAATTGGAGCAAAACGAGACAGCCAACGCCCCTGTTACGGCAGCTGATTCCACCGAATTCGATTTAAAACCAATTAACCTGTCATCTCAAGTTCTGACTACCGCCGAAGAGAACCTGCTCTCCAAGGGACCATCCTTCTGCCCTGTCCCCAAAGATATAAATTGGCAGAAGACCCATGAAGATATTGAGAAATTTGAGAGGCGCATCCGTTTGGCTTCTTTCTTCCAcaataaagaacaaaaacaagatgAAGAACTGGTGGAAATGAACATGCCTCCTGTGCCCTCAAAGGGTAAGTGGGACCCACCAAAATCAGTTTTTCCTGAAGTGGAACTCATTATATCAGAAGTcagaaatgacattttaaaccctaagaactctcgtaaaccTAAGGACAATCTCAGTAAAGAGGAACGTCATgcaatgaaaaatttgaaaatagatGACAGGGTTATTAGGATTCAAGATAAAGGCTCTCGTTTTGTTTTATTAGACCAAAAAGAATacgcagaaaaaatgtccaGTCAATTAGATAACACGTTGCATTATGCTAAGCTGCCAGAAGATCCTACACAAAAGCATTTAAAATTAGTTAAAGATTGGAGTAGCAAGTGGCGCAAGGAAGGTCAAATAACAGATGAAATCGCTGATTGGGTTACCAACACTCGGCCGAGACCTGGAACAGCTTTTGGCAATGTCAAAACCCACAAAGTCGGTAACCCGCTCCGCCTTATTACTTGTTGTTGCGGAACAGCGATTGAAAAGTTATCTGCCTTTACTGAATATTATTTGAAACCTTTAGCAGAAAGTTTGCCTTCTTTTATCAACGATACTACGCATCTTATCAATAAGATTGATGAAGTTAATCAATTAGGGCCTTTTCCAACCGGTACTTTGTTAGTTTCATGGGGTGTTGTTGCAATGTTTCCCAATATTGACAACGAATTGGGGGTTACTGCAGTTAAAAATGCATTAGATGCAAGATCTGTCAAAATACCATCCACAGAATGCATTTTAGAGGCTGTGGAAATTTGTTTGGAGTCCAACAATTGCCAATTTGATAACAATAACTATGTTCAACAGCACGGAACCGCGATGGAGCCCAAGAATGCGTTCTCTTATGCAGACTTGGCTATGGGCGTAATTGATCACAAAGCGAAATTTGAGGGTACAATTAAGCCAATGCTTTGGTTGAGATATAGGGATGATATTTTTGATCTATGGACACAGGGTGTTGAGAAACTCCTTGAATTTACCAACTATATTAATTCACTATATCATACCATCAAATTGGAATTGGTTTATTCTGAAAGCAGCCTCAATGTTTTGGACCTTACTCTCCTTTTACAAGATGGCTTTATTTCAACAGATATTTATTCCTAGCCCACTGATAGTCATTTGTATTTGCCCTACAATAGCTCACACCCAGATCATTGTAAAAAAGCTATCCCTTATGGAGTAGCCATTAGAATTAGGCGTAACTGTTCCACCAACGCCTCTTTTGTGAAGCGCTGTAGTGAATACAAAAGCTACCTcaaacaacaaaattacaaTGGAAATCTGGTGGACAAACAGTTTGAGAAGGCCATGCAATTGGAGAGATCAGATGTtctcaagccaaaaacaaaaactaagaaaaaaacctttcccTTAATGGTCGATTACAATCCGAGGCTACCTAATATTTCATGatcattaaaaaacattttcacttgCTCGAATCCAACCAAGTAGTAAGGGAAATTTTTCCTGGCAAATCCGTCATTCCAGCATACCGTagaacaaagaatttgaaggaCATTCTTGCACCATCCAAATTCAAAAGAGGTGGAAACCATGACGAGGCTGAAAATTGCGGATGttttaaatgcaacaaaagatgtgatctctgttgtaatTATTTGTTGGAAGCGGGTGATTTTCCAAGTTTTGCAACTGGCCGGTCgtatcaaatcaaacaaaaccttGGATGTAATTGGACTGGAATTTTTTACTTAGCCTCCTGCAACAAATGCAAAGTGCAGTATGTTGGTTCGACTTCCAATGCATTTAAAGTCAGGTTCAGAAACCACAAATCcgacatgaaaagaaacaaaaaatcgtgcgagcttgccattcatttcaataaatttcctcACAAGCTTTCGGacttcaatttcattgtcattgagaagaTAATGAACACTGATGGAGATTTAGATAACACTTTATTAAAGCGGGAGGGCTATTAGGCGGCACAATTGCGCACACTGCAGCCTTTTGGCCTCAATAAGTGCTGTGAATTCCGTTCAAAAAAACGGATCCatttcaatgttccataaaatgcttttttgtttctattatagtcccatctaatttgtagtcggtattacataaatagattgaatcacttgcataactctaggttttattattacatcattacttttgttttagtgatcAAGCTTTAGTCTTggcttgtattgtaccatacaatttactactttattgtattccattacaatagccattgttagtctttcagagactatatagtctccactgctgtaataattaggccattttatccttagaCTTTTAACTTGtacctattttaaaaaaaaattttaactgacgaagtccgaagggccgaaacgtttttaataaatttcctggaccttcgagaagttttgttttcctctccagtttatatgcaactttaaatactaactgaggagacaacgtgcatccttttggatccttctgttgggagtttatcgtttggtAAACCACtacagatatt
Proteins encoded in this window:
- the LOC137988894 gene encoding uncharacterized protein, with protein sequence MAERSAKRRDNRRFQKHRRNENFGQLEQNETANAPVTAADSTEFDLKPINLSSQVLTTAEENLLSKGPSFCPVPKDINWQKTHEDIEKFERRIRLASFFHNKEQKQDEELVEMNMPPVPSKGKWDPPKSVFPEVELIISEVRNDILNPKNSRKPKDNLSKEERHAMKNLKIDDRVIRIQDKGSRFVLLDQKEYAEKMSSQLDNTLHYAKLPEDPTQKHLKLVKDWSSKWRKEGQITDEIADWVTNTRPRPGTAFGNVKTHKVGNPLRLITCCCGTAIEKLSAFTEYYLKPLAESLPSFINDTTHLINKIDEVNQLGPFPTGTFLVSWDVVAMFPNIDSELGVTAVKNALDARSVKIPSTKCILEAVEICLKSNNCQFDNNNYVQQHGTAMEPKNACSYADLAMGVIDHKAKFEGTIKPMLWLRYRDDIFDLWTQGVEKLLEFTNYINSLYHTIKLELVYSESSLNVLDLTLLLQDGFISTDIYSKPTDNHLYLPYNSSHPDHCKKAIPYGVAIRIRRNCSTNASFVKRCSEYKSYLKQQNYNGNLVDKQFEKAMQLERSDVLKPKTKTKKKTFPLVVDYNPRLPNISLIIKKHFHLLESNQVVREIFPAKSVIPAYRRTKNLKDILAPSKFKRSRNHDEAENCGCFKCNKRCDLCCNYLLEAGDFSSFATGRSYQIKQNLGCNWTGIIYLASCNKCKVQYVGSTSNAFKVRFRKPQIRHEKKQKIVRACHSFQ
- the LOC137988895 gene encoding uncharacterized protein, producing the protein MPPVPSKGKWDPPKSVFPEVELIISEVRNDILNPKNSRKPKDNLSKEERHAMKNLKIDDRVIRIQDKGSRFVLLDQKEYAEKMSSQLDNTLHYAKLPEDPTQKHLKLVKDWSSKWRKEGQITDEIADWVTNTRPRPGTAFGNVKTHKVGNPLRLITCCCGTAIEKLSAFTEYYLKPLAESLPSFINDTTHLINKIDEVNQLGPFPTGTLLVSWGVVAMFPNIDNELGVTAVKNALDARSVKIPSTECILEAVEICLESNNCQFDNNNYVQQHGTAMEPKNAFSYADLAMGVIDHKAKFEGTIKPMLWLRYRDDIFDLWTQGVEKLLEFTNYINSLYHTIKLELVYSESSLNVLDLTLLLQDGFISTDIYS